One Lucilia cuprina isolate Lc7/37 chromosome 4, ASM2204524v1, whole genome shotgun sequence DNA segment encodes these proteins:
- the LOC124419466 gene encoding sodium-coupled monocarboxylate transporter 2-like yields MVGSLVFVAIKGTMDVGGVVEVYDRNKESGRLVAPEWTFDPTVRMGFFAVFVGGTLLKLQGTCILQPAVQRFLSLPNMVAVKKSLYAFIIGLVCLLSLCIYLGLLAFASYYDCDPISTGLVRAKDQIVPLYVMQIAGSFPGVGGLFVSGVFSAALSSLSTVLNSLSGVVLKDFVEPYRKKPFTERQTAIILRVVVLFFGVSAMALVKVVEKLGMVMQLSATVNSISTGPMLGVFTVGMTMPFVKTESVLTGCTTAALTMAYVAIRSQIDSATGVLKFPTKPVSVEGCTYEFEALNKTILSTPIPETSGSAFHHLSFLWYTGLGASITIVVALLATLYFGKQDSAEVNPKLITPILRKYMNKYKYSSVAMNRNELETELQDTVENNCSEESQELKIQKNGNH; encoded by the exons ATGGTGGGCTCATTGGTATTTGTGGCCATTAAGGGCACCATGGATGTGGGTGGTGTTGTTGAGGTTTATGACAGAAATAAGGAATCAGGCAGACTAGTGGCACCAGA gtgGACCTTTGATCCCACAGTGCGCATGGGTTTCTTTGCAGTATTTGTGGGTGGCACTTTATTAAAACTGCAGGGTACTTGTATTCTACAACCAGCAGTGCAACGCTTTTTATCTTTACCCAATATGGTGGcagttaaaaaatctttatatgcCTTTATTATCGGACTTGTGTGTCTGCTGagtttgtgtatttatttgGGTCTATTGGCGTTTGCCTCATACTATGACTGTGATCCCATATCGACAGGG CTGGTTCGCGCCAAAGATCAAATTGTTCCCTTATATGTTATGCAAATTGCTGGCTCTTTTCCAGGTGTTGGTGGTCTTTTTGTTTCAGGTGTTTTTAGTGCCGCCTTGAGTTCTCTATCCACTGTCTTGAATTCTTTATCTGGAGTAGTTTTGAAAGATTTTGTGGAACCCTATCGCAAGAAACCCTTTACAGAAAGACAAACTGCTATTATTTTAAGAGTAGTTGTCTTGTTCTTTGGTGTTTCAGCCATGGCTTTAGTTAAAGTGGTAGAAAAATTAGGTATGGTTATGCAATTGTCGGCTACTGTGAATTCTATATCCACGGGGCCCATGCTGGGTGTGTTCACTGTGGGCATGACTATGCCTTTTGTTAAAACAGag agCGTTTTAACTGGTTGCACTACTGCTGCCTTGACCATGGCTTATGTAGCCATACGTTCCCAAATTGACAGTGCCACGGGGGTTTTGAAATTCCCTACTAAACCTGTTTCGGTAGAAGGTTGTACTTATGAGTTTGAggctttaaataaaactattttaag CACCCCAATACCGGAAACTTCTGGCAGCGCATTCCATCATTTATCCTTTTTATGGTATACCGGCTTAGGAGCTAGTATCACTATTGTGGTGGCTCTTTTGGCTACTTTGTACTTTGGTAAACAAGACTCCGCAGAAGTTAATCCCAAGTTAATTACTCCCATTCTAAGGAAATATatgaacaaatataaatacagcAGTGTTGCCATGAATAGAAATGAACTGGAAACGGAGTTACAAGACACTGTAGAAAATAATTGCTCGGAGGAATCTCAGGaacttaaaattcaaaaaaatggaAACCACTAG
- the LOC124419465 gene encoding sodium-coupled monocarboxylate transporter 2-like → MRFGKSIRYFCSILFIVGTILYLPVAMYVPALTFSQVSGLGVHTITPVVCIVCTFYTCVGGLKAVVWTDAVQSFVMYGTILTICIKGTLDLGGLVEVLDINLEGGRLIFPTASWDPTVRLSWSAILIGSVLHKIQSNDVNQMSLQRFMSLPDTGKVKQCLILFTILLMFLLFCCCYMGLLTYATYYDCDPLSTKLAQADDQLPTILVMRILGSIPGLPGLFVAGVFSAALSSLSTGLNSMACVISEDLVKPFTNLSEKQNAFLLRFIVAFFGLSCIPMVLLVEKMGTVLQLATMMGAVTMGPILGFYTTGICMPWINQRSCLLGGVVSFITLGWICIQAQMGQMSGEIRHPKLPISVEGCTYGYDNATYWERHNYTPSERNIYHLSFMWYTGMGGIIGCVVSNIACLFFGRTKAEDINHDLISPVIRKYFPEIRKETIVMTDVQDLKEKEPLYNLDFEEDNIVRKHSLDKVE, encoded by the exons aTGCGTTTTGGCAAATCTATACGTTACTTTTGTTCTATACTCTTCATAGTGGGAACG attttatatctACCGGTAGCTATGTATGTGCCTGCCTTAACTTTTAGTCAAGTTAGTGGTCTGGGAGTGCATACCATTACGCCTGTGGTGTGTATAGTGTGTACGTTTTACACCTGTGTG ggTGGCCTTAAAGCTGTTGTTTGGACCGATGCTGTTCAAAGTTTTGTTATGTATGGTACCATTTTGACTATTTGCATTAAAGGTACTTTAGATTTGGGTGGTTTGGTGGAAGTTTTAGATATAAATTTAGAAGGAGGACGTTTGATATTTCCCAC TGCTTCCTGGGATCCTACTGTACGTTTATCCTGGTCCGCCATTTTAATAGGCAGTGTTTTACATAAGATCCAATCTAATGATGTTAATCAAATGTCTTTACAACGTTTTATGTCTTTACCCGATACGGGTAAAGTTAAACAGTGTTTGATCTTATTCACCATTTTACtgatgtttttattgttttgttgctgcTATATGGGTCTGTTGACCTATGCCACCTATTATGATTGTGACCCTTTAAGCACAAAG TTGGCCCAAGCTGATGATCAACTGCCCACCATATTGGTAATGCGTATATTGGGTTCGATACCTGGTTTGCCGGGTCTTTTTGTGGCGGGAGTCTTTAGTGCTGCCTTGAGCTCTTTGTCTACGGGTTTAAATTCTATGGCCTGTGTTATATCCGAGGATTTGGTGAAACCTTTTACTAATTTAAGTGAAAAACAAAATGCTTTTCTCTTAAGATTTATAGTGGCATTTTTTGGTTTAAGCTGTATACCCATGGTCTTGTTGGTGGAAAAAATGGGAACTGTTTTACAGCTAGCCACAATGATGGGTGCTGTGACTATGGGCCCAATATTAGGTTTTTATACTACCGGCATTTGTATGCCCTGGATTAATCAAAGG AGCTGTTTACTGGGCGGTGTAGTGTCTTTTATAACCCTAGGCTGGATTTGTATACAGGCACAAATGGGTCAAATGAGTGGTGAGATAAGACATCCCAAGTTGCCCATTTCTGTGGAAGGTTGTACTTATGGCTATGATAATGCCACCTATTGGGAGCGTCATAATTATAC ACCCTCCGAGCGCAATATATATCATCTCTCCTTTATGTGGTATACCGGTATGGGTGGCATTATCGGTTGTGTGGTATCTAATATAGCATGTTTATTCTTTGGTCGTACCAAAGCCGAAGACATTAATCATGATCTCATATCGCCTGTGATACGTAAATATTTCCCTGAAATTCGCAAAGAAACTATTGTTATGACCGATGTACAGGATTTGAAAGAAAAGGAGCCTTTATATAATTTAGATTTTGAAGAAGACAACATTGTTAGAAAACATTCTTTAGATAAagtagaataa
- the LOC124419692 gene encoding uncharacterized protein LOC124419692 isoform X1: MYGHFQKNYYCIEYYRRVHCCQIQPIVCCITCCPCQSFCCQTFRICPRTYRKLSAMPPKLNSSSETSSTKKSAKLKKRNLKSKKGSKNTKQNTHYVVDEFSLEDSKASNSISSIEYSTHPFSVGNNVRLTHSESVVGSRSSVGSHNSIKYSDSYCNYQCHCRPLNGCQGKPEINFNLVTRNGVPNKQTHPGLRNYTKDNELYYNNLGNIKSPTSSQTPSYESRNSYSSEASINRRVSYDSPNSYTSQIKPNVSTKSNCKSCAECQHIDFTKTACVRKSTQHHQSCHCNCNLCRKISPTRTSVLRSARNSFSSSKSCPQLDIIKEEEPENEDLINLISNKNNPVGNVSREIQTKSETRSKATSSEPLKMQKSLEDSCADFLNIVCDNILESVQKSVDHKLQEYCGNVEENFESLVRKVEKSESAVKGVCWEILEKMTEQNKNNFEQICALVQNLVENRTANQYAMTRNNCQDKECQCEPLVGEENSDINKEDRSVEKTIKSLGKSANEDFRKEENANDIKSKWCNCCHCNDSYLAQLLEPHKTYSSKIAEADAIGTSTSPKSNFHNRTAGGCSNCGKYKKEDVELVKVPKDNIPEVILSRNSVVVDDLKIMEFSTKEVTTTENPAVNNESLNTEHNQTTMAEPFNCPASELNSPSTSETITSQHVLDSTERDKCLPKYTTFSLTPSGKTIFNCNCTTTGYGNNVTTQFCACKTSNDTKLELKPVCRNLYDNYDTSGYATEPEDNNDSTTNCNSARKKLQKKASKQHCSSQTLDEGSTGSGYDYGIEKRSSHLIERSSKINTSMTCSRSPTRLSRL, from the exons ATGTATGggcattttcaaaaaaattactatTGTATCGAATATTATAGAAGAGTTCATTGCTGCCAAATTCAGCCTATTGTTTGTTGCATAACTTGCTGTCCTTGCCAATCATTTTGCTGTCAAACCTTTCGTATTTGTCCTCGAACATATCGAAAACTTTCTGCAATGCCACCAAAACTTAATTCATCAAGCGAAACATCGTCCAcaaaaaaaagtgcaaaattgaagaaaagaaatttgaaatccAAAAAAGGCAGtaaaaataccaaacaaaatacacattatgttgtagatgaattttccttagaggATAGTAAAGCTAGTAATTCAATATCAAGTATTGAATATTCCACTCACCCCTTCAGTGTGGGCAATAATGTGCGTTTAACACATTCTGAAAGTGTAGTGGGGAGTAGATCTAGTGTTGGAAGTCATAATAGCATTAAATATTCTGATTCATACTGTAACTACCAATGTCATTGTAGACCTTTGAATGGTTGCCAAGGGAAACccgaaattaattttaatctcGTCACTCGAAATGGTGTACCAAATAAGCAGACCCATCCAGGTCTTAGAAATTATACAAAAGACAATGAGTTGTACTACAATAATTTGGGAAATATAAAATCTCCAACAAGCAGTCAAACTCCCTCATATGAGTCCAGAAATTCATATTCATCTGAAGCTAGTATTAATAGAAGAGTTTCCTATGATTCTCCTAATTCATATACTTCtcaaataaaaccaaatgttTCTACAAAATCAAATTGTAAATCTTGTGCGGAATGTCAGCAcatagatttcacaaaaactgctTGTGTTCGAAAATCAACACAACATCATCAGTCCTGTCATTGTAACTGCAATCTTTGCCGTAAAATCTCACCGACTAGAACCAGTGTCTTACGATCGGCAAGAAATTCTTTTTCATCCTCTAAAAGTTGTCCCCAACTGGATATAATTAAAGAGGAAGAACCAGAAAATGAAGATCTTATAAATTTgattagtaataaaaataatcccGTAGGAAACGTTTCACGAGAAATCCAAACAAAGTCTGAAACTCGATCAAAAGCAACTTCATCTGAACcgttaaaaatgcaaaaatcttTAGAAGATTCTTGTGCAGatttcttaaatattgtttgtgatAATATTTTGGAATCTGTGCAGAAATCAGTCGATCATAAGTTGCAGGAGTATTGCGGCaatgttgaagaaaattttGAGAGTTTGgttcgaaaagttgaaaagagCGAATCTGCTGTGAAAGGTGTATGCTGGGAAATATTGGAAA AAATGActgagcaaaataaaaataatttcgaacAAATCTGCGCACTTGTACAAAATCTAGTGGAAAATCGAACAGCCAATCAATATGCCATGACAAGGAACAATTGTCAAGATAAAGAATGTCAGTGCGAGCCCTTGGTTGGGGAGGAAAATTCTGATATAAATAAAGAGGATAGAAGTGTGGAAAAAACCATAAAATCTTTAGGAAAAAGTGCAAATGAGGATTTTCGTAAGGAGGAAAACGCAAATGATATTAAATCAAAATGGTGTAATTGCTGCCATTGTAATGATTCATATTTAGCTCAGCTTTTAGAGCCACATAAAACGTATTCCAGTAAAATTGCAGAAGCAGACGCCATTGGCACTTCCACTTCGCCCAAATCTAATTTTCACAACAGAACTGCAGGTGGTTGTTCCAAttgtggaaaatataaaaaagaagatgTAGAATTGGTGAAAGTGCCAAAAGATAATATTCCTGAAGTAATTTTATCCAGAAACTCAGTTGTGGTAGACgatttaaaaattatggaaTTCTCAACTAAAGAAGTAACTACAACCGAAAACCCAGCTGTAAATAATGAAagtttaaatacggaacataaTCAAACAACTATGGCGGAACCTTTTAACTGTCCTGCATCTGAATTAAATTCACCTAGTACTTCTGAAACAATAACATCTCAGCATGTATTGGATAGTACTGAAAGAGACAAATGTCTTCCAAAATatacaacattttctttaacacCTTCGGGAAAGACAATTTTCAATTGCAACTGTACTACTACGGGATATGGTAATAATGTAACTACACAGTTTTGTGCTTGTAAAACTTCCAACGATACAAAATTGGAACTTAAGCCAGTCTGCAGAAATCTTTACGATAACTACGACACCAGTGGTTATGCCACAGAACCAGAGGACAATAATGATAGTACAACCAATTGCAATAGTGCACGtaagaaattacaaaagaagGCATCGAAACAACATTGCAGTTCTCAGACTTTGGATGAGGGAAGTACTGGTAGTGGATATGATTATGGCATCGAAAAGCGTAGCAGTCATCTGATTGAAAGATCGAGTAAAATAAATACTTCTATGACATGTAGTCGTTCACCAACAAGATTATCGCGTTTGTGA
- the LOC124419692 gene encoding uncharacterized protein LOC124419692 isoform X2, which yields MPPKLNSSSETSSTKKSAKLKKRNLKSKKGSKNTKQNTHYVVDEFSLEDSKASNSISSIEYSTHPFSVGNNVRLTHSESVVGSRSSVGSHNSIKYSDSYCNYQCHCRPLNGCQGKPEINFNLVTRNGVPNKQTHPGLRNYTKDNELYYNNLGNIKSPTSSQTPSYESRNSYSSEASINRRVSYDSPNSYTSQIKPNVSTKSNCKSCAECQHIDFTKTACVRKSTQHHQSCHCNCNLCRKISPTRTSVLRSARNSFSSSKSCPQLDIIKEEEPENEDLINLISNKNNPVGNVSREIQTKSETRSKATSSEPLKMQKSLEDSCADFLNIVCDNILESVQKSVDHKLQEYCGNVEENFESLVRKVEKSESAVKGVCWEILEKMTEQNKNNFEQICALVQNLVENRTANQYAMTRNNCQDKECQCEPLVGEENSDINKEDRSVEKTIKSLGKSANEDFRKEENANDIKSKWCNCCHCNDSYLAQLLEPHKTYSSKIAEADAIGTSTSPKSNFHNRTAGGCSNCGKYKKEDVELVKVPKDNIPEVILSRNSVVVDDLKIMEFSTKEVTTTENPAVNNESLNTEHNQTTMAEPFNCPASELNSPSTSETITSQHVLDSTERDKCLPKYTTFSLTPSGKTIFNCNCTTTGYGNNVTTQFCACKTSNDTKLELKPVCRNLYDNYDTSGYATEPEDNNDSTTNCNSARKKLQKKASKQHCSSQTLDEGSTGSGYDYGIEKRSSHLIERSSKINTSMTCSRSPTRLSRL from the exons ATGCCACCAAAACTTAATTCATCAAGCGAAACATCGTCCAcaaaaaaaagtgcaaaattgaagaaaagaaatttgaaatccAAAAAAGGCAGtaaaaataccaaacaaaatacacattatgttgtagatgaattttccttagaggATAGTAAAGCTAGTAATTCAATATCAAGTATTGAATATTCCACTCACCCCTTCAGTGTGGGCAATAATGTGCGTTTAACACATTCTGAAAGTGTAGTGGGGAGTAGATCTAGTGTTGGAAGTCATAATAGCATTAAATATTCTGATTCATACTGTAACTACCAATGTCATTGTAGACCTTTGAATGGTTGCCAAGGGAAACccgaaattaattttaatctcGTCACTCGAAATGGTGTACCAAATAAGCAGACCCATCCAGGTCTTAGAAATTATACAAAAGACAATGAGTTGTACTACAATAATTTGGGAAATATAAAATCTCCAACAAGCAGTCAAACTCCCTCATATGAGTCCAGAAATTCATATTCATCTGAAGCTAGTATTAATAGAAGAGTTTCCTATGATTCTCCTAATTCATATACTTCtcaaataaaaccaaatgttTCTACAAAATCAAATTGTAAATCTTGTGCGGAATGTCAGCAcatagatttcacaaaaactgctTGTGTTCGAAAATCAACACAACATCATCAGTCCTGTCATTGTAACTGCAATCTTTGCCGTAAAATCTCACCGACTAGAACCAGTGTCTTACGATCGGCAAGAAATTCTTTTTCATCCTCTAAAAGTTGTCCCCAACTGGATATAATTAAAGAGGAAGAACCAGAAAATGAAGATCTTATAAATTTgattagtaataaaaataatcccGTAGGAAACGTTTCACGAGAAATCCAAACAAAGTCTGAAACTCGATCAAAAGCAACTTCATCTGAACcgttaaaaatgcaaaaatcttTAGAAGATTCTTGTGCAGatttcttaaatattgtttgtgatAATATTTTGGAATCTGTGCAGAAATCAGTCGATCATAAGTTGCAGGAGTATTGCGGCaatgttgaagaaaattttGAGAGTTTGgttcgaaaagttgaaaagagCGAATCTGCTGTGAAAGGTGTATGCTGGGAAATATTGGAAA AAATGActgagcaaaataaaaataatttcgaacAAATCTGCGCACTTGTACAAAATCTAGTGGAAAATCGAACAGCCAATCAATATGCCATGACAAGGAACAATTGTCAAGATAAAGAATGTCAGTGCGAGCCCTTGGTTGGGGAGGAAAATTCTGATATAAATAAAGAGGATAGAAGTGTGGAAAAAACCATAAAATCTTTAGGAAAAAGTGCAAATGAGGATTTTCGTAAGGAGGAAAACGCAAATGATATTAAATCAAAATGGTGTAATTGCTGCCATTGTAATGATTCATATTTAGCTCAGCTTTTAGAGCCACATAAAACGTATTCCAGTAAAATTGCAGAAGCAGACGCCATTGGCACTTCCACTTCGCCCAAATCTAATTTTCACAACAGAACTGCAGGTGGTTGTTCCAAttgtggaaaatataaaaaagaagatgTAGAATTGGTGAAAGTGCCAAAAGATAATATTCCTGAAGTAATTTTATCCAGAAACTCAGTTGTGGTAGACgatttaaaaattatggaaTTCTCAACTAAAGAAGTAACTACAACCGAAAACCCAGCTGTAAATAATGAAagtttaaatacggaacataaTCAAACAACTATGGCGGAACCTTTTAACTGTCCTGCATCTGAATTAAATTCACCTAGTACTTCTGAAACAATAACATCTCAGCATGTATTGGATAGTACTGAAAGAGACAAATGTCTTCCAAAATatacaacattttctttaacacCTTCGGGAAAGACAATTTTCAATTGCAACTGTACTACTACGGGATATGGTAATAATGTAACTACACAGTTTTGTGCTTGTAAAACTTCCAACGATACAAAATTGGAACTTAAGCCAGTCTGCAGAAATCTTTACGATAACTACGACACCAGTGGTTATGCCACAGAACCAGAGGACAATAATGATAGTACAACCAATTGCAATAGTGCACGtaagaaattacaaaagaagGCATCGAAACAACATTGCAGTTCTCAGACTTTGGATGAGGGAAGTACTGGTAGTGGATATGATTATGGCATCGAAAAGCGTAGCAGTCATCTGATTGAAAGATCGAGTAAAATAAATACTTCTATGACATGTAGTCGTTCACCAACAAGATTATCGCGTTTGTGA
- the LOC111687046 gene encoding sodium-coupled monocarboxylate transporter 1, whose protein sequence is MSSSTTTAEQLVATTMSNIKGTMLNLITTTTPQATKIDSTTTSTTTTSTLSPTSSAMPSVSSTASHHEDGEKILNVSDLSTSMQHFGVMDYCVFVLMLIVCAGIGFYFGFIEKKKKKQPNIEKRRGSEALDYLVGGRKMKVFPVSLSLVASFVSGISLLGTSTEIYVYGTQYAFILVTLALSGVISWYIFLPVFCNLQLTSTYEYFEKRFSRRMRLFGAALFNLKTVLWLPIAVYVPALTFSQVSGIDIHTIAPMVIVICTFYTCVGGIKGVVWTDVIQSIIMFASMIVLMIKGTIDLGGLQVLWQRNLDGGRLNFPDITLDPTVRMSVLSVFVGGTFFKLQNTSINQPTIQRFMSLPNIHKIKQTLYTFSIGLTLLYMVCIYVGLLAYATYYDCDPMATGLAPARDQLVPLLVMDVLGKFPGMPGLFVAGVFSAALSSLSTYLNSLAAVTLEDLVKPYWKRDLSERATAIILRSVVIVFGLSSICLVYVVEKLGMVLQLSATLQSIVYGPMLGIFTVGMLMPWINEKSVLTGSIVAFLSMAWICINAQIANVTGTFRHPKLPISIEGCDYEFDMTKYLNSTSEYLPSQGTAIYHVSFLLYTGLGACIVLVASNVAALYFGFMDVHKVDEKVLAPWVARFLKKYKYSEVELKEFEADNTK, encoded by the exons CTACTGCTTCTCATCATGAAGATGGTGAGAAAATCCTTAATGTTTCTGACTTAAGTACATCCATGCAACATTTCGGTGTGATGGactattgtgtttttgttttgatgttAATCGTTTGTGCCGGTATTGGTTTCTATTTTGGTTTTAtcgaaaagaagaaaaagaaacaaccAAATATAGAAAAACGTCGTGGCTCAGAGGCATTAGATTACTTGGTGGGTGGTCGTAAGATGAAAGTGTTTCCAGTATCTTTATCCTTGGTCGCCAG TTTCGTTTCGGGCATCTCCCTGTTGGGAACATCCACCGAGATTTATGTTTATGGTACACAATATGCTTTCATCTTAGTGACATTGGCTTTGTCTGGCGTTATTTCGTGGTACATCTTCTTGCCCGTTTTCTGTAATTTACAATTGACATCGACATATGAG TACTTTGAGAAACGATTTAGTCGTCGCATGCGTCTTTTCGGTGCTGCTCTCTTCAATCTCAAAACT GTTTTGTGGCTGCCAATTGCTGTCTATGTTCCGGCCTTAACTTTTAGTCAAG ttagtGGTATTGATATACACACCATTGCTCCCATGGTCATTGTGATCTGTACATTCTATACATGTGTG GGCGGTATTAAAGGCGTTGTCTGGACTGATGTTATACAAAGTATTATAATGTTTGCCTCCATGATTGTACTCATGATCAAGGGTACTATAGATTTGGGTGGTCTACAGGTATTATGGCAACGTAACTTAGATGGAGGACGTCTTAATTTTCCGGA CATCACTTTGGATCCTACTGTGCGAATGAGTGTTTTGTCGGTTTTTGTGGgtggtaccttttttaaactTCAAAATACCTCCATCAATCAGCCCACTATACAAAGATTTATGTCACTGCCAAATATACACAAGATAAAGCAGACTTTATATACATTTTCCATAGGTCTGACTCTACTCTATATGGTGTGTATTTATGTGGGTCTATTGGCATATGCCACCTATTACGATTGTGATCCTATGGCAACGGGG TTGGCCCCTGCCCGAGATCAATTAGTACCTTTGTTGGTCATGGATGTTTTGGGTAAATTTCCCGGTATGCCTGGTCTATTTGTGGCTGGTGTTTTTAGTGCTGCCCTAAGTTCTTTGTCAACCTATTTAAACTCTTTGGCAGCTGTTACTCTAGAAGATTTGGTTAAACCTTATTGGAAAAGGGATTTAAGTGAACGTGCCACGGCTATAATATTACGATCAGTGGTCATAGTTTTTGGCTTAAGTTCCATTTGTCTGGTGTATGTGGTGGAGAAATTGGGCATGGTTTTACAATTATCCGCCACTttgcaatctatagtctatggacCCATGTTGGGTATATTCACTGTTGGCATGTTAATGCCCTGGATAAATGAAAAG AGCGTTTTAACTGGCAGTATAGTGGCCTTTCTAAGTATGGCTTGGATTTGCATAAATGCTCAAATAGCGAATGTAACTGGTACTTTTCGTCATCCCAAATTGCCCATATCTATTGAGGGATGTGATTATGAGTTTGATATGACCAAATATTTGAACTCTACATCGGAATA TCTTCCCAGTCAGGGCACAGCTATTTATCATGTCTCCTTTCTATTGTATACTGGTTTGGGTGCTTGTATTGTCTTAGTGGCTTCCAATGTAGCAGCTTTGTATTTTGGTTTTATGGATGTTCACAAAGTGGATGAGAAAGTATTGGCACCATGGGTGGctagatttttaaagaaatataaatattcagaAGTGGAACTCAAGGAATTTGAAGCCGATAATACTAAATAA
- the LOC111687048 gene encoding sodium-coupled monocarboxylate transporter 1-like, which produces MVLFRGGLKAVIWTDVIQTVIMIGSIVFVIIKGTIDVGGVEVVFERNWNTGRIELPEMTWDPTVRTSILSMLLGTTMWFTQVSCGNQVIVQRYLSVPSVKEAKQACIIYTLGVILVHVFTFYNGLLIFANYHDCDPVTTQLAKAKDQLVPLMVMKTLEFLPGMAGLFVAGVFSAALSSLSTGLNSLAAVFLEDYIKPYRKTALSESQTAIIMRLIVVFVGVLSVALVFVVEYLGHAVLQLSATLSSVTGGPLLSLFLMGLLMPWINSRTAISGCVISFAVMSWICVRGQVALATGELIYAEKPVSTEGCTYDFEPLYTLANKTITDTMETSTKTFAQYIYTMSFTYYTAVGCAVSMIFAHLAIFIYGRNDVSKMNRKLFAPCIRRFIKSKEYETVNKEEKPVIVFDLKSDLKSSKDYSD; this is translated from the exons ATGGTTCTGTTCCGT GGTGGCCTTAAAGCTGTCATTTGGACCGATGTCATTCAAACAGTGATTATGATCGGTTCAATTGTCTTTGTCATAATTAAGGGAACCATTGATGTTGGTGGCGTTGAAGTTGTATTTGAAAGGAATTGGAATACTGGACGTATTGAATTGCCAGA aaTGACTTGGGATCCTACTGTTCGTACCTCCATATTGTCCATGTTGTTAGGCACTACAATGTGGTTTACTCAGGTTAGTTGTGGTAATCAGGTGATTGTACAGCGCTATTTGTCGGTACCCTCCGTAAAAGAGGCCAAACAGGCCTGTATAATTTATACTTTGGGTGTGATATTGGTGCATGTGTTCACATTCTATAATGGTCTCCTGATATTTGCCAATTATCATGATTGTGATCCTGTGACTACACAA TTAGCTAAAGCTAAGGATCAATTGGTGCCGTTGATGGTGATGAAAACTTTAGAATTTTTACCCGGCATGGCTGGCCTATTTGTGGCTGGTGTGTTTAGTGCTGCTCTTAGTTCTCTATCTACTGGTCTTAACTCGTTGGCTGCTGTATTTTTGGAGGATTACATTAAACCTTATCGCAAGACGGCCTTAAGTGAAAGTCAAACTGCCATTATAATGCGTTTGATTGTAGTGTTTGTGGGTGTATTGAGTGTGGCTCTGGTGTTTGTGGTGGAATATTTGGGTCATGCTGTTTTACAATTATCGGCCACTTTATCCTCAGTGACTGGTGGTCCATTGCTAAGTTTATTCTTAATGGGTCTTTTAATGCCCTGGATTAATTCAAGg ACTGCCATTTCTGGCTGTGTAATATCCTTTGCTGTCATGAGTTGGATCTGTGTTAGAGGTCAAGTGGCTTTGGCTACGGGAGAATTGATTTATGCTGAAAAACCTGTCTCCACTGAGGGATGTACTTATGATTTTGAACCTTTGTATACGTTAGCCAACAAAACCATTACAGATACAATGGAAACTAG TACAAAAACATTCGCtcaatatatttataccatGTCTTTCACCTATTATACCGCTGTTGGTTGTGCCGTCTCCATGATCTTTGCCCATTTGGCCATCTTTATCTATGGACGCAATGATGTGTCTAAAATGAATCGTAAATTATTTGCACCCTGCATACGTCGTTTCATCAAATCGAAAGAATATGAAACCGTTAATAAGGAAGAAAAGCCTGTGATCGTATTCGACTTGAAAAGTGACTTAAAATCTTCAAAAGATTATAGTGATTGA